In the Paraburkholderia acidisoli genome, ACGCGCACGCGCTCGGGACGTACGGAAATGCCCACCGGCATGCCGAGCGGACCTGTTACGCCGTGGCTCACGTACATGCGCGCCTCGAGGTCTTCGCTTTCCACGTAGATGTGATCGGGCTCGTCCTCCACGACCTTGCCTTCGAACAGATTGGTCGAGCCGATGAATTCGGCGGAGAAGCGGCTATTGGGGAACTCGTAGACTTCGCCTGGCGAACCGATCTGCACGATGCGGCCTTCGCTCATCACTGCGAGACGGTTCGCCATCGTCATCGCCTCTTCCTGGTCGTGCGTGACCATCACACAGGTGACATCCACTTTCTCGATGATGTTCACGAGTTCGAGCTGCGTCTTCTGGCGGATCTTCTTGTCGAGCGCCGACATGGGCTCGTCGAGCAGCAGCAGCTTCGGACGCTTGACGAGCGAACGCGCGAGCGCGACGCGCTGTTGCTGGCCGCCGGAGAGTTGATGCGGTTTGCGCTTCGCATAGCGGCTCATCTGCACGAGATGGAGCGCATCCGCCACACGCTCGCGAATCTCGTTCTTCGGCACGCCCTCCTGCTTCAGACCGAACGCGACGTTCGACTCCACCGTCATGTGCGGAAACAGCGCGTAGGACTGGAACATCATGTTGACGGGGCGGCGATACGGCGGCAGTGCCGCGAGGTCTTCGCCATCCACGAAGATCTTGCCGGAGGTCGCTGTTTCCAGCCCGGCCAGCATGCGCAGCAGCGTGGACTTGCCGCAGCCCGAACTGCCGAGCAGTGCGAACAGTTCGTTCTTCGCGATGTTCAGGCTCACGTTGTTGACGGCGATGCTTTCGCCGAACTTCTTGACGACGTTTTCGATGCGCACGAAGGCGTCGTGACTGGACGCCCTGGCGCTGGCGCGCGCGGCTTCCGATGCAGTGACTTGAGACGTCGAATTCATGATGTAAGCAGGGTTCCTTTCTGATCGCAGTACGTTTTTCAGGCGCAAGCCGGCCCGCACGGGGCGCGTGAGCGGCTCGCGGAAATCAGTACTGCGAACGGAGCTGAGGAGGCTCGCGCGCGTCGTTTCTTCAATGGGCGGCGTCGCGCGAGCGGACTACGGCATGCGAACTTCAGGCGGCGAGGGGTCGAGCGATCCCTCCTCCGCGCGTTGTCTCCTTCCTTCTCCTTCGGGATCGGTGCGTCAGTGGCCCGTTTTCAGCTGCGACCAGAGACGGTTTTCGAGGCGCAGGATTTCGGCCGGCATCGGCTTCATCAGCGTCATCTTCTTGAGCACGTCGTCGGACGGATACACGGTCTGATCCTGCGCGACGGCCGGCGTCACGAACTGGCGGGCCGCCTTGTTCGCGGTGGGATAGAACACCTCGTTGGTGATGGCGGCGTTGACCTTCGGGTCCGAGATGTAGTTGATCCACTTCATGGCGGCTTCGGGATGCGGCGCGTCCTTCGGCACGACCATCACGTCGAACCACAGCAGGCCGCCTTCCTTCACGTTCGAGAACTTGATGTGATACGAGCGCTTGGCCTCTTCCGCACGGCGATGCGCGATGCCCACGTCGCCCGACCAGCCCACGGCCACGCAGATGTCGTTGTTCACGAGGTCGTTGATATAGCCCGACGAGTTGAACTGCGTGATGTACGGGCGCACCTTCTTGAGCGTTTCATACGCGGCCTGGTAGTCGGCGGGGTTCGTGCTGTTCGGGTCCTTGTGCAGATACTGCAGCGTGGCGGCGAACACGTCGGCGGCCTGATCGAGGAACGAGACGCCGCAGCCCTTGAGCTTCGAGAGATTCGCGGGGTCGAACACGAGCGCCCACGTGTCGGTCGGCGCGTTGCCGCCGAACGCCTTCTGCACCGCTTCGTCGTTGTAGCCAATGCCGTCCGTGCCATAGGCCCAGGGCACCCCGTACTGATTGCCCGGGTCGGCGTCGGCGATCATGTGCATGAGCACGGGATCGAGGTTCGCGAGATTCGGAATCTTCGACTTGTCGAGCTTCTGGTACACACCGGCCTGAATCTGCTTGGCCATGTAGTTCGAAGTGGGCACGACGATGTCGTAGCCCGAGCTACCCGCGAGTAGCTTCGCTTGCAGCGTGTCGTCGCTATCGTAGTTGTCGTACTTGACGTGAATGCCCGTTTGCTTTTCGAAGTTCGGGATCGTGTCCTTCGCAATGTAGTCGGACCAGTTGTAGACGTTCAGTTCCGTGTCGGCGGCGTGGCTCGATGTGGCCGTGAGACCCGCGCACGTGGCGAGGGCAGCGATCGCGACTGCATGACGAAGATGACTCACACTCATGTTGATTTCCCCAGAAGGTCAAGTTCGGCGCGCGGCGTTTCACCCGCCCGCATGCGCCGGCACCCCGTCGTGTGCCGCGCGCCGTTGGACAAGTGGCGTTAGGAAAGACCCAGTTGTTGCGCGGTGGCGTCGACGGCGTGCTTCGCCTTCGACACGATTTCGTCGATCTCGCCGTGCGTGACCACGAGCGGCGGCGAGAGCAGCATGCGGTCGCCGGTGGCGCGCATGATGAGATTGCCGTTGAAGCAGAAGTCGCGGCAGATCGTGCCCACGTCGCCGCCATTCGCGAAGCGCTTGCGCGTGGCCGGATCTTCGGCGAGTTGCAAGCCGGCCACGAGACCCGTGCCCGCGATGTCGCCAACAATCGGATGATTGGCGAAGGTTTCGCGCAACCGCTGCTGGAAATAGGGACCGGTATCCGACTTCACGCGCGCCACGATGCCTTCGTCGCGCAACAGCTTGAGATTGGCGATGGCCACGGCGGCCGCCACGGGATGCCCCGAGTACGTGAGGCCGTGATTGAACTCGCCGTTCTCGATGAGTGCTTTCGCGATGCGGTCATGAAGGCCCACGGCGCCCATCGGCACATAACCGCTGGTGAGGCCCTTCGCCATGGTGATGAGGTCGGGCTCGAAGCCGAAGTGCTCATGCGCGAACCATTCGCCGGTGCGGCCGAAGCCGCCGATCACCTCGTCGGCGCACAGCAGCACGTCGTATTTGCGGCAAATGCGTTGAATTTCCGGCCAGTACGTGGAAGGCGGGAAGATCACGCCGCCCGCGCCCTGGAACGGCTCGCCGATAAAGGCGGCCACGTTCTGCGCGCCCACTTCGAGTATCTTCGCTTCGAGTTGCTGCGCGCGCGCGAGGCCGAATTCCTCGGGCGTCAGGTTGCCTTCGGCTTCGCCGTAAAAATACGGCTGGTCGATATGCACGATGTTCTCGACCTTCGACGGCATCTGCTCGTGCATGTAGCCCATGCCGCCGAGCGTGCCGCCCGCGATGGTCGAGCCGTGATACGCGTTGCGGCGCGAGATGACAACCTTCTTCGAAGGCTTGCCTTGCGTGAGCCAGAACTGATGCACGATGCGCAGCACCGTGTCGTTGCCTTCGGAGCCGCTGTTGCAATAGAAGAAGTGATTGAACGGCGCGGGCGTGATTTGCGCGAGCAGCGTGGAAAGCTCGATCACGGGCGGGTGCGTGGTCTTGAAGAACGTGTTGTAGAACGGCAGTTCCTGCATTTGCCGATAACCGGCCTCGGCGAGTTCCTTCCGGCCGTAACCCACGTTCACGCACCACAGGCCCGCCATGCCGTCGATGATCTTGTTGCCTTCCGAGTCCCACAGGTACACGCCTTTCGCCTTCACGATCACGCGGCTGCCCGCCTTGTTGAGCGAGCCCATGTCTGAGAACGGATGAATGTGATGCGCGGCGTCGAGCGCGCGGTATTCGCCGGTCGAACGGGATGGTTGCGCGCGCAACGTAGTGGGAATGTCCTCGATTGCGCTGGCCGGGGCGTCGATTCGATAGCTCATGTCTTGTCTCCTTGTCGTTTCACACGTGCAGCAGCAAGTGCTTGCGTTCCCACGAACTGATGACGCGGAAATACGCTTCGTATTCGGTTTCCTTGAGCGCGAGGTACGCGCGCACGAACTTCTCGCCGAGAATGCCGTTGAGCGGCTCGCAACCGGCCATCAGCGTGATGCCTTCTTCCAGATTGCGCGGCAGCTGGTAGGGCAGGGAATAGCCGTCGCTCACGAGCGGTTCGGTCGGCTTGAGGTGCTGCGTCATGCCGAGATAGCCCGCCGCGAGCGTGGCCGCGATGGCGAGGTACGGGTTGCAGTCCACGCCCGGAATGCGGTTTTCCACACGGCGCGCGGCCGGCGACGAATACGGCACGCGAAAGCCCACGGTGCGGTTGTCGTAACCCCAGGCCACGTTGATGGGCGCGGCCATGAAGCGCGAGAGACGGCGATACGAATTGATGTACGGCGCGAAGATCGGCATGAGCGCGGGCGTGTACTTTTGCAAACCCGCGATATACGCATGGAACATGTCGGTGGGCTTGCCGTCCGGGCCCGTGAAGAGGTTCTGGCCGCTTTCCGAGCTCACGAGACTCTGATGCACGTGCATGGCCGAACCCGGCTCGTTCTCCATGGGCTTCGCCATGAACGTGGCGTACATGTGATGACGCAATGCCGCTTCGCGCACCGTGCGTTTGAAGAGGAACACGCGGTCGGCGAGATTGAGCGGATCGCCGTGCAGGAAGTTGATTTCCATCTGCGCCGCGCCCACTTCGTGAATGAGCGTGTCGACTTCCAGCTCCTGAATATCGCAGTACTCGTAGATGTCTTCGAAGAGCGGATCGAACTCGTTCACCGCTTCGATCGAATACGCCTGGCGGCCGGTTTCCGGGCGCCCTGTGCGGCCGATCGGCGGCGCGAGCGGAATGTCCGGGTCCTTGTTCATGTCGACGAGATAGAACTCCAGTTCCGGCGCGATCACGGGCTTCCAGCCCTTCGCTTCGTAGAGTTCGAGCACGCGGCGCAGCACCCGGCGCGGCGAGATTTCCACGGGCGAGCCGTCGAAGTGCACGCAGTCGTGAATCACCTGCGCCGTGGGATCGACCGCCCACGGAATGATGCGGATAGTGGAAGCGTCGGGCACGCACACCATGTCGGGGTCGGTGACGCCCGTGAGGCTGCCGTCTTCGGGGTAGTCGCCGGTAACGGTCTGGATCATCACCGCTTGCGGCAGCCGCATGGATTCGCCCGACTCGAACTTGCTGCGCGGAATGATCTTGCCGCGCGCGATGCCCGCCATGTCGGGAATGATGGCTTCGATTTCAGTGATGCGGTGTTTCTTCAGGAATTCGTCGATGTCGTGCATGATCGTTCTCTCTGTTCTGTAGGGGCCGGCATCAAGCGTGTTTGGCGCGCGGTGTTCGCGCCAGCATGCGGTTGCGGCAGGCGTCGCCAAAGGCGCCGAAAATCGCGGTGGAAAGGGCGTTTTCAGCGTGTTTCCATTCCGGGTGCCATTGCACGCCAAGCGCGAAAGTCGCTGCGCGCGCAACGATCACGGCTTCGATCAGGCCATCGGGTGCGTAAGCTTCTGCTACCAGTCCCGCGCCGAGCCGTTCAATGCCCTGGCCGTGCAGCGAATTGACTTGCACGTCGCGCGCATTCCCGGCGAGTTGTTGCAGCAGGCCGCCTTCAGCAAGCTTCACGGTATGCGCGGGTCCGTATTGCCGATCGAGCGCGTCGGCCTTGTTCTCGCGATGATCGGTGTAGCCCGCCACCGCGTGCACCTGTTGATGCAGCGTGCCGCCGAACACCACGTTCATCTCCTGAAAGCCGCGGCAAATCGCAAGTACGGGCACGCCTGCGTCGATCGCGGCACGCATGAGCGGCAGCGTGGTGGCATCGCGATGCGGATCGTGAAGCGTGTCCGTCTCGCTCGCCTGGCTGCCATAACGATGCGGCTCCACGTTCGAATAGCTGCCCGTGAAGAGCAGGCCGTCCACGGCTTCGAGAATGTCGCTGGCGCGTTGGCGTTCGCCGAGCGCGGGCAGCACGAACGCGAGAGCGCCCGCGCCGTCCACGGCGGCAAGGAGGTACTTCTCGCCGCTGACATGCGAGGCATGCGGGCCCATCATCGTGCGGTCGGCGGTAATGCCTATCAATGGTCTGGTTCGCATAACTAACGTTTCACTTCCAGGCCCGCGAGATCTTGATGATATCGGCGGGCGTGACATGACCTTGCTGGCTTTGCGGTGCAGGCAAAGCGGCAAACCCGGAATGCTATGCGCGTAGCGACGCTAACGCATGGCGCTGCGCGTGGAGATCAGGTAGGCGGTTCGTTTCTTGCCGGTATGCGGTGCGACTGTGTTCAGACGAGCGCAGCCGCGACGCTTTCGCGCGAGCCAGCAGGCCGCGAAAAGACGACGAAAAACAGACAGACGGCAGTAACGAACGGCGCGGGAAGGAAAGGCGCTAGGGCAGGAGCGACGCGACTTCGTCCGTATGGACGGCGATGAACGCGCGTGCGGAGACGGCGTTGTGACGACGCACCGAGCGACGGGAAAGGATTGTGAAGACGGACAGGAACAGGCGAGAGGCAAGCCTGCCGCTAGTGCCGTCGGCGATGGCGGTGCAGTCACTGCGAAGACACCTCGCATGACTACGATCCCATCTCACCAGAGGGCCACGGACTCTCACAATAACACTCGCTGATTACGTTAATTTAGACGTTCGATTTAAAACATTCGATATGTTCAATGCATTGAATCATTCACATATTGAGCGATCAATGTATTGCGCACCGAATGCGATCGACTCTCAGGTTCTTTGCCTTGCACGCCGCGTTTTGCGCCGCAACGTGCCTTAAACAAGGGCTGTTCGATCTGTAGTCCAGCATATACGAGCCAAAAAGGGCGTCAATTATTTTTTTACGTTTTTTATGTCAGCACTTTCCCGATGGGTTCAATCGAGAGATGACTCTTATTAGAGAACTCACTCTCTATGCGGAATAGACGCCTACAAGAAGTGACGCTTCGTGATATTTCGAATAACTTACAGGGGTTTGTACTGACGCAAAAAACGGCAAACTGATTAGAATATTCAACACGTCCGCCGCGTCGTGCCCACGCGCGCTTTCTGCCAACGGTCTTCCACGTGTCCGAGTCCGCCTCCGTCTCCACCGAAGTCGCCACGCGTTTGCGGCATGTTCGCAAACGATACGGTCTCTCGCAACGCGAGCTGGCCAAACGCGCGGGCGTGACGAATGGTGCGATCTCACTCATCGAACAAAGTCGAGTCAGTCCCTCGGTGGGTTCGTTGAAGAAGTTGCTCGAATGCATTCCCATGAGTCTCGCGGAATTCTTCACGTTCGATCTGGATGAGGGCGCGAGCATCGTGTCGCGGCGCGGCGAGATGCCCAACCTCGGCAACGAGTCGATCCAGTTCTATCTGGCGGGCGCGAACGTGAGGGACCGCAACATGGGCATTCTTCGCGAGGTGTATCAGCCGCTTGCCGATACTGGTCCCGAGATGCTCACCCACGCCGGTCATGAAGGCGGCGTGGTCGTATCGGGCCAACTCGAACTGACCGTGGACAGCACCACGTGGCTGCTGGACCCCGGCGACAGCTATTACTTCGAAAGTCGCTTCCCGCACCGTTTCCGCAATCCCAGCGCGGACGACATCTGCGAAGTGGTCTCGGCGAATTCGCCGCCCACTTTCTGATCGTTCCGAACGCGCGTATTCGAGTCGCCGGTGTACGCCGCGCAGGCAGCGGTGCGCGCCGCGAATCGTCAATCATTGAGGCATCCTGATGGAAAAGAAAACATTCGCTTACTGGCAGGACAAGGCCGCGACGCTATCGATCGAAGGTCGCGCATTCATCGACGGCGCGTATCGCGACGCATATTCGGGCCGCACGTTCGAGTGCGTGAGTCCGATCGATTCGCGCGTGCTGGCCAACGTGGCGGACTGTGGCGCGGCCGACGTGGATGCGGCCGTGGGCGCCGCGCGTCGCGCATTCGAGGCGGGCGTGTGGGCCGGCCTCAATCCGCGCGCCCGCAAGGCCGTGCTGCAGCGCTGGGCCGCGCTCATGCGTGAGCATCTCGACGAACTCGCGTTGCTCGAAACCCTCGACGCGGGCAAGCCCATCGGCGACACCACCACGGTGGACGTGCCGGGCGCGGCGTATTGCGTGGAGTGGTTCGCGGAAGCCATCGACAAGGTGGGCGGCGAGGTCGTGCCCGCCGATCATCATCTCGTGGGCCTCGTCACGCGCGAACCCATCGGCGTGGTGGCCGCCGTGGTGCCGTGGAATTTCCCCATCCTGATGGCGTCGTGGAAGTTCGGTCCCGCGCTCGCGGCCGGCAATAGCGTCGTGCTCAAACCTTCTGAAAAGTCGCCGCTCACGGCCATTCGCGTGGCGCAACTCGCGCACGAAGCGGGCATTCCGGCGGGCGTCTTCAACGTGTTGCCGGGCGGCGGCGAACCGGGCAAATTGCTGGGCTTGCATAGCGATGTCGATTGCATCGCGTTCACGGGATCGACCAACGTGGGCAAGCAGATCATGCAGTACGCGGGCCAGTCGAACCTCAAGCGCGTGTGGCTCGAACTGGGCGGCAAGTCGCCCAATATCGTACTGCCCGATTGCCCCGACCTCGACCGTGCAGCCAGTGCCGCGGCCAGCGCGATCTTCTACAACATGGGCGAAATGTGCACGGCGGGTTCGCGTCTGCTCGTGCATCGCGAGATCAAGGAAGTCTTTCTGGCCAAGCTCGTGGAGGCAGCCAAAGCGTATATCCCTGGGAATCCTCTGGATCCGAAGGTGTCGATGGGAGCGATCGTCGACAAGGTCCAGCTCGATCGCGTGCTGCACTATATTGATGCGGGCCGCAAGGACTCGAAACTACTGGTGGGCGGCGAGCGCGTGAATGCGGAAAGCGGCGGCTTCTATGTCGAGCCCACGGTGTTCGACACGCATCACGACACGAAGATCGCGCGCGAGGAAATTTTCGGGCCGGTGCTGTCGGTCATCACGTTCAGTACCATCGACGAAGCGGTGCGCATCGCCAACGAAAGCGCTTACGGGTTGGCGGCGGCGGTGTGGACCGCGAATCTTACGCACGCGCACGAGATCTCGCGACGCTTGCGCGCGGGCACGGTGTGGGTGAATTGCTACGACGAAGGCGGCGACATGAACTTCCCGTTCGGCGGCTTCAAGGAGTCGGGCAACGGCCGCGACAAGTCGCTGCACGCGCTGGAGAAGTACACGGAGTTGAAGTCGACGCTCGTGCGTCTGCGTTAAACGCGGAGCCGGAGAAGCAGAAGCCGCGCTGAAGGCGCAATGCCTTCAGCGCTCCACCAGCACGCCGAGATTTTTGCGCACGCGTTGAAGCATGCTGCTGAACTGCTCCGCCTCCTCGGGCGTGAAGCCCGCGAGCGCTTCCGACTGCACCTCGTCGCCCACGCGGCGCGCGCCCGTGAGCACAGCCTCGGCCTTTGGCGTGAGGCTCACCATCAGTTCGCGGCGATCGTTGGGGTTGGGCGTGCGCTCGACCCAGCCGCC is a window encoding:
- a CDS encoding ABC transporter ATP-binding protein, with the protein product MNSTSQVTASEAARASARASSHDAFVRIENVVKKFGESIAVNNVSLNIAKNELFALLGSSGCGKSTLLRMLAGLETATSGKIFVDGEDLAALPPYRRPVNMMFQSYALFPHMTVESNVAFGLKQEGVPKNEIRERVADALHLVQMSRYAKRKPHQLSGGQQQRVALARSLVKRPKLLLLDEPMSALDKKIRQKTQLELVNIIEKVDVTCVMVTHDQEEAMTMANRLAVMSEGRIVQIGSPGEVYEFPNSRFSAEFIGSTNLFEGKVVEDEPDHIYVESEDLEARMYVSHGVTGPLGMPVGISVRPERVRVTRDKPGAAHNWARGVVTDVAYMGSYSLYHVRLPGGKVVVSNLSSSHLMNEGAPAWNDDVYVSWSPASGVVLTQ
- a CDS encoding cupin domain-containing protein; this translates as MSESASVSTEVATRLRHVRKRYGLSQRELAKRAGVTNGAISLIEQSRVSPSVGSLKKLLECIPMSLAEFFTFDLDEGASIVSRRGEMPNLGNESIQFYLAGANVRDRNMGILREVYQPLADTGPEMLTHAGHEGGVVVSGQLELTVDSTTWLLDPGDSYYFESRFPHRFRNPSADDICEVVSANSPPTF
- a CDS encoding aspartate aminotransferase family protein, yielding MSYRIDAPASAIEDIPTTLRAQPSRSTGEYRALDAAHHIHPFSDMGSLNKAGSRVIVKAKGVYLWDSEGNKIIDGMAGLWCVNVGYGRKELAEAGYRQMQELPFYNTFFKTTHPPVIELSTLLAQITPAPFNHFFYCNSGSEGNDTVLRIVHQFWLTQGKPSKKVVISRRNAYHGSTIAGGTLGGMGYMHEQMPSKVENIVHIDQPYFYGEAEGNLTPEEFGLARAQQLEAKILEVGAQNVAAFIGEPFQGAGGVIFPPSTYWPEIQRICRKYDVLLCADEVIGGFGRTGEWFAHEHFGFEPDLITMAKGLTSGYVPMGAVGLHDRIAKALIENGEFNHGLTYSGHPVAAAVAIANLKLLRDEGIVARVKSDTGPYFQQRLRETFANHPIVGDIAGTGLVAGLQLAEDPATRKRFANGGDVGTICRDFCFNGNLIMRATGDRMLLSPPLVVTHGEIDEIVSKAKHAVDATAQQLGLS
- a CDS encoding glutamine synthetase family protein produces the protein MHDIDEFLKKHRITEIEAIIPDMAGIARGKIIPRSKFESGESMRLPQAVMIQTVTGDYPEDGSLTGVTDPDMVCVPDASTIRIIPWAVDPTAQVIHDCVHFDGSPVEISPRRVLRRVLELYEAKGWKPVIAPELEFYLVDMNKDPDIPLAPPIGRTGRPETGRQAYSIEAVNEFDPLFEDIYEYCDIQELEVDTLIHEVGAAQMEINFLHGDPLNLADRVFLFKRTVREAALRHHMYATFMAKPMENEPGSAMHVHQSLVSSESGQNLFTGPDGKPTDMFHAYIAGLQKYTPALMPIFAPYINSYRRLSRFMAAPINVAWGYDNRTVGFRVPYSSPAARRVENRIPGVDCNPYLAIAATLAAGYLGMTQHLKPTEPLVSDGYSLPYQLPRNLEEGITLMAGCEPLNGILGEKFVRAYLALKETEYEAYFRVISSWERKHLLLHV
- a CDS encoding polyamine ABC transporter substrate-binding protein: MSVSHLRHAVAIAALATCAGLTATSSHAADTELNVYNWSDYIAKDTIPNFEKQTGIHVKYDNYDSDDTLQAKLLAGSSGYDIVVPTSNYMAKQIQAGVYQKLDKSKIPNLANLDPVLMHMIADADPGNQYGVPWAYGTDGIGYNDEAVQKAFGGNAPTDTWALVFDPANLSKLKGCGVSFLDQAADVFAATLQYLHKDPNSTNPADYQAAYETLKKVRPYITQFNSSGYINDLVNNDICVAVGWSGDVGIAHRRAEEAKRSYHIKFSNVKEGGLLWFDVMVVPKDAPHPEAAMKWINYISDPKVNAAITNEVFYPTANKAARQFVTPAVAQDQTVYPSDDVLKKMTLMKPMPAEILRLENRLWSQLKTGH
- a CDS encoding gamma-glutamyl-gamma-aminobutyrate hydrolase family protein, with amino-acid sequence MRTRPLIGITADRTMMGPHASHVSGEKYLLAAVDGAGALAFVLPALGERQRASDILEAVDGLLFTGSYSNVEPHRYGSQASETDTLHDPHRDATTLPLMRAAIDAGVPVLAICRGFQEMNVVFGGTLHQQVHAVAGYTDHRENKADALDRQYGPAHTVKLAEGGLLQQLAGNARDVQVNSLHGQGIERLGAGLVAEAYAPDGLIEAVIVARAATFALGVQWHPEWKHAENALSTAIFGAFGDACRNRMLARTPRAKHA
- a CDS encoding aldehyde dehydrogenase — its product is MEKKTFAYWQDKAATLSIEGRAFIDGAYRDAYSGRTFECVSPIDSRVLANVADCGAADVDAAVGAARRAFEAGVWAGLNPRARKAVLQRWAALMREHLDELALLETLDAGKPIGDTTTVDVPGAAYCVEWFAEAIDKVGGEVVPADHHLVGLVTREPIGVVAAVVPWNFPILMASWKFGPALAAGNSVVLKPSEKSPLTAIRVAQLAHEAGIPAGVFNVLPGGGEPGKLLGLHSDVDCIAFTGSTNVGKQIMQYAGQSNLKRVWLELGGKSPNIVLPDCPDLDRAASAAASAIFYNMGEMCTAGSRLLVHREIKEVFLAKLVEAAKAYIPGNPLDPKVSMGAIVDKVQLDRVLHYIDAGRKDSKLLVGGERVNAESGGFYVEPTVFDTHHDTKIAREEIFGPVLSVITFSTIDEAVRIANESAYGLAAAVWTANLTHAHEISRRLRAGTVWVNCYDEGGDMNFPFGGFKESGNGRDKSLHALEKYTELKSTLVRLR